A region of Methyloversatilis discipulorum DNA encodes the following proteins:
- a CDS encoding diguanylate cyclase, giving the protein MNDLIDTRRFQEIKAAGELPSPKGIALSIARMSQRGDASLAELARLIQGDPALVGRLVRAANGTLPQGSRPVVALRDALAVLGMAAVRNLALGFSLISSNGEGLCRSFPYTRFWTGSVIRAIAMQKIVMRLRSAGVEESFSVGLLSGVGALGLASVFPVQYSRVLDEARGDPACLLEQERQAFAMTHVELSAAMLLDWGMPRFFVAAVLGHESALSTPVDPGSREYGLTMALGLARAIESACMADEASRAQSLDAARALAARMEWVPEQVSALCEEVALDWKDWSQMLPVDAYALPSLDGLADTLVPAPPPVLAVAPAPAAQLAANDAPGSDGLRVLVVEDDAATRLTLQTLLVRGGYQVAVAEDGVRGMDLALEFQPHIMVVDWVMPQMNGLELTRTLRQTRMGRNIYIILLTSHEEDQRLIEAFESGVDDYMVKPLRPRVLEARLRAGQRLVRMQRELESEREEIRRYAAELGVSNRRLQEVALTDALTGFPNRRYAMSRIAQEWAIAQRSERPLSCLLIDIDHFRQINETYGRDVADQVLEQTARAIRECMRAQDVVCRTGGDEFLIICPDTDLEQAMACAHRVCAGVAAAPVQAGRLRLTSSISIGVAERLPAMPDADALLTFADQALVAAKNAGRNRAHAAG; this is encoded by the coding sequence ATGAATGACCTGATCGATACACGCCGCTTCCAGGAAATTAAGGCCGCGGGCGAGTTGCCGTCGCCCAAGGGCATCGCCTTGTCGATCGCCCGCATGAGCCAGCGCGGCGATGCCTCGCTGGCCGAACTGGCCCGGCTGATCCAGGGCGACCCGGCGCTGGTCGGTCGTCTGGTACGTGCCGCCAACGGCACGCTGCCACAGGGCTCGCGCCCGGTGGTGGCGCTGCGCGATGCGCTGGCGGTGCTCGGCATGGCGGCCGTGCGCAATCTGGCGCTCGGCTTCTCGCTCATTTCGAGCAATGGCGAAGGTCTTTGCCGCAGCTTCCCGTACACGCGCTTCTGGACCGGTTCGGTCATCCGCGCCATCGCGATGCAGAAGATCGTCATGCGACTGCGCAGCGCCGGCGTCGAAGAGAGCTTCAGCGTCGGTCTGCTGTCGGGTGTCGGCGCCCTCGGTCTGGCCAGCGTGTTCCCGGTGCAGTATTCCCGCGTGCTCGACGAAGCGCGCGGCGACCCGGCCTGCCTGCTCGAACAGGAGCGCCAGGCGTTCGCGATGACGCACGTCGAGCTGAGTGCGGCGATGCTGCTCGACTGGGGCATGCCGCGCTTCTTCGTCGCCGCGGTGCTGGGCCACGAGTCGGCGCTGAGCACGCCGGTCGATCCGGGGTCGCGCGAATACGGACTGACGATGGCACTGGGTCTGGCCCGCGCCATCGAAAGCGCCTGCATGGCCGACGAAGCCAGCCGGGCGCAGAGCCTGGACGCCGCGCGCGCGCTGGCGGCGCGCATGGAGTGGGTGCCGGAGCAGGTGTCCGCGCTGTGCGAGGAAGTCGCCCTCGACTGGAAGGACTGGTCGCAGATGCTGCCGGTCGATGCCTATGCCTTGCCCAGTCTGGACGGCCTGGCCGACACGCTGGTGCCGGCGCCGCCACCCGTCCTGGCCGTCGCGCCGGCGCCGGCTGCCCAGCTGGCGGCCAACGACGCGCCGGGCAGCGACGGTTTGCGCGTGCTGGTGGTCGAGGACGACGCGGCCACCCGGCTGACGCTGCAGACCTTGCTGGTGCGCGGCGGCTATCAGGTCGCGGTGGCCGAGGACGGCGTACGCGGCATGGATCTGGCGCTCGAGTTCCAGCCGCACATCATGGTGGTCGACTGGGTGATGCCACAGATGAACGGCCTCGAACTGACGCGCACGCTGCGTCAGACCCGCATGGGCCGCAACATCTACATCATCCTGCTCACCAGTCACGAAGAGGATCAGCGCTTGATCGAGGCCTTCGAGTCGGGTGTCGATGACTACATGGTCAAGCCGTTGCGGCCGCGCGTGCTCGAAGCACGGCTGCGTGCAGGTCAGCGTCTGGTGCGCATGCAGCGCGAACTGGAGAGCGAGCGCGAGGAAATCCGCCGCTACGCGGCCGAACTGGGCGTGAGCAACCGCCGCCTGCAGGAGGTTGCGCTGACCGATGCGCTCACCGGATTCCCGAACCGCCGTTACGCGATGAGCCGCATCGCTCAGGAGTGGGCGATCGCGCAACGCAGCGAGCGGCCGCTGTCCTGCCTGCTGATCGACATCGATCACTTCCGTCAGATCAACGAAACCTACGGTCGCGATGTCGCCGATCAGGTGCTGGAACAGACCGCCCGCGCGATCCGCGAATGCATGCGCGCACAGGACGTGGTGTGCCGCACCGGTGGTGACGAGTTCCTGATCATCTGTCCGGATACCGACCTCGAACAGGCCATGGCATGCGCGCATCGCGTGTGCGCCGGCGTTGCCGCGGCGCCGGTGCAGGCCGGTCGCCTGCGCCTGACCAGCTCGATCAGCATCGGCGTGGCCGAGCGCCTGCCGGCCATGCCGGACGCCGACGCGCTGCTCACCTTCGCCGACCAGGCACTGGTCGCCGCCAAGAATGCCGGGCGCAACAGGGCACATGCGGCGGGCTAG
- a CDS encoding NUDIX hydrolase, with the protein MKYCAHCGSEVELRVPAGDNRPRHVCPACGSIHYQNPRMVVGTLPVWEDKVMLCRRAIEPRHGYWTLPAGFMENGESAAEGAMRETREEACARVELLAPYTMVSVPFIDQIHLLFRARLLDLDFAPGTESLEVKLFDEADIPWDELAFRSVSLTLRTFFDERRQGSFGVHHFTLPAAAG; encoded by the coding sequence ATGAAGTACTGCGCCCATTGCGGCAGTGAGGTCGAACTGCGCGTTCCGGCCGGCGACAACCGCCCGCGCCACGTCTGCCCGGCCTGCGGCAGCATTCACTATCAGAACCCGCGCATGGTGGTCGGCACGCTGCCGGTGTGGGAAGACAAGGTGATGCTGTGCCGGCGCGCGATCGAGCCGCGCCACGGCTACTGGACGCTGCCGGCCGGCTTCATGGAGAACGGCGAGAGCGCCGCCGAGGGCGCAATGCGCGAGACGCGCGAAGAGGCCTGCGCGCGGGTCGAACTGCTGGCGCCCTACACGATGGTGAGCGTGCCCTTCATCGACCAGATCCACCTGTTGTTCCGCGCCCGGCTGCTCGACCTCGATTTCGCGCCGGGCACCGAATCACTGGAGGTGAAGCTGTTCGACGAGGCGGACATCCCGTGGGACGAACTGGCCTTCCGCAGCGTGTCGCTCACTTTGCGCACCTTTTTCGACGAACGCCGGCAGGGCAGCTTCGGCGTCCATCACTTCACGCTGCCCGCAGCCGCGGGCTGA
- the flhD gene encoding flagellar transcriptional regulator FlhD, translating to MKTTGLLNEIRELNLAYLMLAQQMIREDRDAAMFRLGVSEEVAGMIESLSPAQVLKMASANMMLCRLRFDDRVLLGLLSSHGRDASTSHLHATILACAQPVEAVS from the coding sequence ATGAAGACGACCGGCTTGCTCAACGAGATTCGCGAACTGAATCTTGCCTATCTGATGCTCGCTCAGCAGATGATCCGCGAGGACCGTGATGCAGCGATGTTCCGCCTCGGTGTCAGCGAGGAAGTCGCCGGCATGATCGAGTCGCTCTCCCCGGCACAGGTCCTGAAGATGGCCAGCGCCAACATGATGCTGTGCCGCCTGCGCTTCGACGACCGCGTCCTGCTCGGCCTGTTGTCCAGCCACGGTCGTGACGCATCGACCTCCCACCTGCACGCGACCATCCTGGCCTGCGCGCAGCCGGTCGAAGCCGTGTCCTGA
- a CDS encoding putative bifunctional diguanylate cyclase/phosphodiesterase, translating into MDRHSDKMGGFRTIKVLMVEDNEDDVFLLNAQLSARGLDTYSERVDSAGDLARALEEREWDLVISDHAMPGFDSASALEVVRRSGRDIPFIIYSGKISDHMAFSAMRNGVADYVQKGNIARLVPVIERELRGVETRRAVQTADARIHALAFFDTLSALPNQTLLRAQIDDWLDTARRSVEASHATLMVVDIDRFLRINTSFGYEAGNAVLREAVRRLIERAGDGAMIARLSGDRFCVFAPACTTRALASALAQRLMDAFSTPIIKDGLELFLTASVGVAMTPDDGDDAQSLIMNAEAAMASAKRSGGNGMSFYAREMSASSAEKLVLETHLRHAVQRGELFLNYQPILNGLTGRPSGVEALLRWKHPQRGVVSPDRFIPLADESGLIVEIGAWVMREACSQGRLWHEQGMTDLSMSVNVSAVQFAQPRLLETVRTTLEDTGFPPDKLVLEITESVLMKDAETTIGMLKALKNMGVRISMDDFGTGYSSLSYLKRFPIDIVKIDKSFVRDINEDEDDAAIIRVIIALARSLRLTTVAEGVETPEQLGFLMREQCDRFQGYFFSRPVDADVLCARILDGSLLI; encoded by the coding sequence ATGGACCGTCACTCTGACAAGATGGGAGGGTTCAGAACCATCAAGGTATTGATGGTCGAGGACAATGAAGACGACGTCTTCCTGCTGAACGCTCAACTGAGCGCGCGCGGGCTCGACACGTATTCCGAGCGCGTGGACAGCGCCGGCGATCTCGCCCGCGCGCTGGAAGAGCGCGAGTGGGATCTGGTCATTTCCGACCACGCCATGCCTGGCTTCGATTCGGCGTCCGCGCTCGAAGTCGTGCGCCGCAGCGGGCGCGACATTCCCTTCATCATCTACTCCGGCAAGATTTCCGACCACATGGCCTTCTCGGCCATGCGCAACGGCGTCGCCGACTACGTCCAGAAGGGCAATATCGCCCGCCTGGTGCCGGTGATCGAACGCGAACTGCGCGGCGTCGAGACGCGGCGCGCGGTGCAGACGGCGGACGCGCGCATCCATGCGCTGGCCTTCTTCGACACGCTGTCGGCACTGCCCAACCAGACCCTGCTGCGCGCGCAGATCGACGACTGGCTCGACACCGCCCGCCGCAGCGTCGAAGCCAGCCACGCCACGCTGATGGTGGTCGATATCGACCGCTTCCTGCGCATCAACACCAGCTTCGGTTACGAGGCGGGCAACGCGGTGCTGCGCGAAGCGGTGCGCCGGCTGATCGAGCGCGCCGGCGACGGCGCGATGATCGCCCGCCTCAGCGGCGACCGCTTCTGCGTGTTCGCGCCGGCCTGCACCACGCGTGCGCTGGCATCAGCACTTGCACAGCGGCTGATGGACGCCTTTTCCACCCCGATCATCAAGGACGGTCTGGAGCTCTTCCTCACCGCTTCGGTCGGCGTGGCGATGACGCCGGACGACGGCGACGACGCGCAGTCCCTGATCATGAATGCCGAAGCGGCGATGGCCAGCGCGAAGCGCTCCGGCGGCAACGGCATGAGTTTCTACGCGCGCGAAATGAGCGCCAGCTCGGCCGAAAAGCTGGTGCTGGAGACGCACCTGCGGCACGCGGTGCAGCGCGGCGAACTGTTCCTGAACTACCAGCCCATCCTGAATGGCCTGACCGGCCGCCCGTCCGGCGTCGAGGCGCTGCTGCGCTGGAAGCATCCGCAGCGCGGCGTCGTGTCGCCGGACCGCTTCATTCCGCTGGCCGACGAATCCGGACTCATCGTCGAGATCGGCGCCTGGGTCATGCGCGAAGCCTGCAGTCAGGGCAGGCTGTGGCACGAGCAGGGCATGACCGACCTGTCGATGTCGGTCAATGTGTCGGCCGTGCAGTTCGCCCAGCCGCGACTGCTGGAAACTGTGCGCACGACGCTGGAGGACACCGGTTTTCCGCCGGACAAGCTGGTGCTGGAAATCACCGAATCGGTGCTGATGAAGGACGCCGAAACGACGATAGGCATGCTGAAGGCGCTGAAGAACATGGGTGTGCGCATCTCGATGGACGACTTCGGCACCGGTTACTCGTCGCTGTCCTACCTGAAGCGCTTCCCGATCGACATCGTCAAGATCGACAAGTCCTTTGTCCGCGACATCAACGAGGATGAAGACGACGCCGCCATCATCCGCGTCATCATCGCGCTGGCCCGCAGCTTGCGCCTGACCACGGTGGCCGAAGGCGTGGAAACACCGGAACAGCTGGGCTTCCTGATGCGCGAGCAGTGCGACCGCTTCCAGGGCTATTTCTTCTCGCGACCGGTGGACGCCGACGTGCTCTGCGCCCGCATCCTGGACGGCTCACTTTTGATTTAA
- the flhC gene encoding flagellar transcriptional regulator FlhC — translation MKNKSIVSEGREIALAVNLIQLGARLQLLEAETHLSRERLLKLYKEVKGVSPPKGMLPFSTDWFMTWQPNIHASLFMSFFSFFKQNTGLNQLDCIVKAFKLYQEHVQTHDMEEVLSLTRAWTLVRFFDAKLLQHTKCTCCGGHFVAHAYDPKASYVCGLCNIPARAGKTRRAREALIAA, via the coding sequence ATGAAAAACAAGAGCATCGTTTCCGAAGGTCGCGAAATCGCGCTGGCGGTAAACCTGATCCAGCTGGGCGCCCGCCTGCAGCTGCTGGAAGCCGAAACCCATCTGTCGCGTGAGCGCCTGCTCAAGCTGTACAAGGAAGTGAAGGGCGTGTCGCCGCCGAAGGGCATGCTGCCTTTCTCGACCGACTGGTTCATGACCTGGCAGCCGAACATTCACGCTTCGCTGTTCATGTCCTTCTTCAGTTTCTTCAAGCAGAACACCGGTCTCAACCAGCTCGACTGCATCGTCAAGGCGTTCAAGCTCTACCAGGAACACGTGCAGACGCACGACATGGAAGAAGTGCTGAGTCTCACCCGCGCCTGGACGCTGGTGCGCTTCTTCGACGCCAAGCTGCTGCAGCACACGAAGTGCACCTGCTGCGGCGGCCACTTCGTGGCGCACGCCTACGACCCGAAGGCCAGCTATGTCTGCGGCCTGTGCAACATTCCCGCACGCGCCGGCAAGACGCGCCGTGCCCGCGAGGCGCTGATCGCCGCCTGA
- the motA gene encoding flagellar motor stator protein MotA — protein sequence MFLIIGYVIILAASVGTYALHGSLAALWVPAEYVAIFGLMIGGFVAGNGMAAIKATVAALPSVFKGSSYNKAFYVDVLAMLYEILAKVRKEGLMSIEADVENPESSPIFSKYPNFLADHHAVDFLTDYLRMMVGGNLNAFEIADLMDAEIETHHSEQHVAVHCVSKMADGVPAFGIVVAVMGVVNVMGSVGQPPAVLGKMIGGALVGTFLGILLSYGFVAPIASQLEQKMEEGGKIYECMKVVLLASMNGYAPQVAIEFGRKVLYSPDRPSFKELEDEVKSRKGK from the coding sequence ATGTTTCTGATCATCGGCTACGTGATCATCCTTGCCGCTTCGGTCGGCACCTACGCACTGCACGGCAGTCTGGCCGCGCTGTGGGTGCCCGCCGAATACGTCGCCATCTTCGGTCTGATGATCGGTGGCTTCGTGGCCGGCAACGGCATGGCTGCGATCAAGGCGACGGTGGCCGCGCTGCCGTCGGTATTCAAGGGCTCGTCCTACAACAAGGCCTTCTACGTGGACGTGCTGGCCATGCTCTACGAAATCCTGGCCAAGGTGCGCAAGGAAGGGCTGATGTCGATCGAAGCCGACGTCGAGAATCCCGAATCCAGCCCGATTTTCTCCAAATACCCCAACTTCCTGGCCGACCACCACGCGGTGGACTTCCTGACCGACTACCTGCGCATGATGGTGGGCGGCAACCTGAACGCCTTCGAGATCGCCGACCTGATGGACGCCGAAATCGAAACCCATCACTCGGAACAGCATGTCGCCGTGCATTGCGTGTCGAAGATGGCCGACGGCGTGCCGGCCTTCGGTATCGTCGTTGCAGTGATGGGGGTGGTGAACGTGATGGGCTCGGTCGGCCAGCCGCCGGCCGTGCTGGGCAAGATGATCGGCGGCGCGCTGGTCGGCACCTTCCTCGGCATCCTGCTCTCCTACGGTTTCGTCGCGCCGATCGCCTCCCAGCTCGAACAGAAGATGGAAGAGGGCGGCAAGATCTACGAATGCATGAAGGTCGTGCTGCTGGCCAGCATGAATGGCTACGCGCCGCAGGTGGCAATCGAGTTCGGCCGCAAGGTGCTGTACTCGCCGGACCGCCCCAGCTTCAAGGAGCTGGAAGACGAAGTGAAGAGCCGTAAGGGCAAGTGA